Proteins found in one Oncorhynchus gorbuscha isolate QuinsamMale2020 ecotype Even-year linkage group LG15, OgorEven_v1.0, whole genome shotgun sequence genomic segment:
- the LOC123998111 gene encoding inhibitor of growth protein 4-like isoform X1, protein MAAGMYLEHYLDSIENLPFELQRNFNLMRDLDQRTEDLKGQIDSLAKDYTSNARTLSSEQKLTILRQIQQSYSKSKEFGDDKVQLAMQTYEMVDKHIRRLDTDLARFEADLKEKQIESTDYDSTSSKGKKSESRGLKEKKVAKTRSKVKSSDEDGSPKSAQKKVKLLQPGEFTAPAANFGNVHPSDVLDMPVDPNEPTYCLCHQVSYGEMIGCDNTDCSIEWFHFACVGLTTKPRGKCKPRPCDSLSVGAIHFYEQGGVPNKLAGIVHAALKTERESKPLR, encoded by the exons ATGGCGGCGGGAATGTATTTGGAACACTATTTGGACA GCATAGAGAACCTGCCATTTGAACTGCAGAGGAACTTCAATTTGATGAGGGACTTGGATCAACGTACGGAGG ATCTAAAGGGGCAGATAGACTCCCTGGCAAAGGATTACACATCCAACGCCAGGACCCTCTCGTCTGAACAGAAGCTTACTATTCTGAGGCAGATCCAGCAGTCGTACAGCAAAAGCAAGGAGTTTGGGGATGACAAAGTGCAACTGGCCATGCAGACTTATGAGATG GTGGACAAGCACATCCGGAGACTGGACACAGACCTGGCCCGCTTTGAGGCCGACCTGAAGGAGAAGCAGATAGAGAGCACAGACTATGATTCCACCTCCAGTAAGGGAAAGAAAA GTGAGTCCAGGGGGCTGAAAGAGAAGAAGGTGGCTAAAACTCGGTCTAAAGTGAAGAGCTCCGATGAAGATGGCAGTCCGAAGAGTGCACAGAAGAAAGTCAAACTTCTCCAGCC GGGGGAGTTCACTGCTCCAGCTGCTAACTTTGGGAACGTGCATCCCTCTGATGTGCTGGACATGCCAGTGGACCCCAATGAGCCCACCTACTGCCTGTGTCACCAGGTGTCCTATGGAGAGATGATTGGCTGTGACAACACAGAT TGTTCCATCGAGTGGTTCCACTTTGCCTGCGTGGGCCTGACGACGAAACCAAGAGGGAAATG caagccacggccatgtgactcactgtctgtaggagcgatccatttttatgaacagggtggtgtacctaataaactggccg GTATTGTCCACGCTGCTctcaagacagaaagagaaagtaaGCCCCTAAGGTAG
- the LOC123998111 gene encoding inhibitor of growth protein 4-like isoform X2, whose product MAAGMYLEHYLDSIENLPFELQRNFNLMRDLDQRTEDLKGQIDSLAKDYTSNARTLSSEQKLTILRQIQQSYSKSKEFGDDKVQLAMQTYEMVDKHIRRLDTDLARFEADLKEKQIESTDYDSTSSKGKKSESRGLKEKKVAKTRSKVKSSDEDGSPKSAQKKVKLLQPGEFTAPAANFGNVHPSDVLDMPVDPNEPTYCLCHQVSYGEMIGCDNTDCSIEWFHFACVGLTTKPRGKWYCPRCSQDRKRK is encoded by the exons ATGGCGGCGGGAATGTATTTGGAACACTATTTGGACA GCATAGAGAACCTGCCATTTGAACTGCAGAGGAACTTCAATTTGATGAGGGACTTGGATCAACGTACGGAGG ATCTAAAGGGGCAGATAGACTCCCTGGCAAAGGATTACACATCCAACGCCAGGACCCTCTCGTCTGAACAGAAGCTTACTATTCTGAGGCAGATCCAGCAGTCGTACAGCAAAAGCAAGGAGTTTGGGGATGACAAAGTGCAACTGGCCATGCAGACTTATGAGATG GTGGACAAGCACATCCGGAGACTGGACACAGACCTGGCCCGCTTTGAGGCCGACCTGAAGGAGAAGCAGATAGAGAGCACAGACTATGATTCCACCTCCAGTAAGGGAAAGAAAA GTGAGTCCAGGGGGCTGAAAGAGAAGAAGGTGGCTAAAACTCGGTCTAAAGTGAAGAGCTCCGATGAAGATGGCAGTCCGAAGAGTGCACAGAAGAAAGTCAAACTTCTCCAGCC GGGGGAGTTCACTGCTCCAGCTGCTAACTTTGGGAACGTGCATCCCTCTGATGTGCTGGACATGCCAGTGGACCCCAATGAGCCCACCTACTGCCTGTGTCACCAGGTGTCCTATGGAGAGATGATTGGCTGTGACAACACAGAT TGTTCCATCGAGTGGTTCCACTTTGCCTGCGTGGGCCTGACGACGAAACCAAGAGGGAAATG GTATTGTCCACGCTGCTctcaagacagaaagagaaagtaa
- the LOC123998113 gene encoding probable 28S rRNA (cytosine(4447)-C(5))-methyltransferase, whose product MGRKLDPTTYVKKGPGRKSRKQKGAETELAKFLTDEDTAPKRLSSRSRKRAGKRAQVTKKPKESIEKEEPKKGFTDENSEWLKPAKRKREVGQSDNEDDSDSQWEQEEDEGQEGGENNKGKKLLIEGDGDDDDLVDDYGALEDSSEGEGEVDGDGEELLPIERAARKQKKLQEAMGQESDDDDDDDDDDKGKSGDEDMDENDTVQANLDEMDKFILPGAEEIAKEGVLLVDLQTIHQRIKDNVDVLSHFATKREEGKGRTEYLSLLKKDLSTYYSYNNFLIDKLLDIFPVSELIDFLEANEIQRPVTIRTNTLKTRRRDLAQALINRGVNLDPLGKWSKVGLVIFDSSVPIGATPEYLAGHYMLQGASSFLPVMALSPQEGETVLDMSSAPGGKTTYMAQLMRNTGVIVANDASADRLKSVVGNIHRLGVTNSMICNYDGRQFPKVMGGFDRVLLDAPCSGTGVISKDPAVKTSKDESDIQRLAHLQKELILAAIDSVNAESPSGGYLVYCTCSIMVEENEWVVDYALKKRNVKLVQTGLDFGKEGFTRFKERRFHPSLKLSRRFYPHSHNMDGFFVAKLKKFSNTVPTTAVDKDGEEETKPSEAVEVTADSSDEDGPSKAGSKNKSKKQKPVPGKPAMSQKATANGKPAKSIGKKTTNPSTLKKSEKPTGQKKAKIAKMDGGTVKVDGELKKSNTVKTEGETTKELKEGSRFEKKGDKQRKSPMQSKKRMGKNKFNKLKKLLKKEEVGQ is encoded by the exons ATGGGCAGGAAGTTGGATCCCACCACTTATGTGAAGAAGGGGCCGGGGCGGAAGTCCAGGAAGCAGAAAGGAGCAGAGACTGAGCTGGCCAAGTTCTTAACGGATG AGGATACTGCACCAAAACGACTGTCAAGCAGATCCAGGAAAAG AGCTGGGAAGCGAGCTCAAGTGACCAAAAAGCCCAAGGAAAGCATTGAGAAGGAGGAGCCAAAAAAAG GATTCACAGATGAAAATAGTGAATGGCTGAAGCCAGCAAAGAGGAAGCGTGAGGTCGGCCAATCAGATAACGAGGACGACAGTGACAGCCAATGGGAGCAGGAAGAGGACGagggacaagagggaggggagaacaaTAAAGGGAAAAAACTGCTAATTGAAGGAGACGGTGACGATGATGACCTGGTTGATGACTACGGTGCATTGGAGgacagcagtgaaggagagggagaagtagacGGTGATGGAGAGGAG CTGCTCCCCATCGAGCGAGCTGCCAGGAAGCAGAAGAAGCTGCAGGAAGCCATGGGCCAGGAGagtgatgacgacgacgacgatgatgatgatgataagggGAAGAGTGGAGATGAAGACATGGATGAAAATGACACTGTACAGGCTAATTTAGATGAGATGGACAAATTCATTCTACCTGGAGCAGAGGAAATAGCAAAAGAGG GTGTTTTGCTTGTAGACCTGCAGACCATCCACCAGAGAATAAAGGACAATGTGGACGTTCTCTCTCACTTTGCTaccaagagggaggaggggaaagggagaacagagtacctctctctcctcaaaaAGGATCTTTCCACTTACTACAGCTACAACAATTTCCTCATAGACAAACTGCTGGATATCTTCCCAGTGTCAGAG CTGATTGATTTCCTGGAGGCCAATGAAATTCAGCGACCTGTCACCATTCGGACCAATACACTGAAGACAAGGAGGAGGGACTTGGCTCAG GCCCTGATCAACAGAGGGGTGAATCTGGATCCTCTGGGGAAGTGGTCTAAAGTGGGCCTGGTCATCTTTGACTCCTCAGTACCCATCG GTGCGACCCCAGAGTACCTAGCTGGTCACTACATGCTGCAGGGAGCCTCCAGCTTCCTGCCTGTCATGGCTCTTTCTCCCCAGGAGGGGGAGACTGTGCTCGACATGAGCTCAGCTCCCGGGGGGAAGACCACCTATATGG CCCAGTTGATgaggaacacaggagtgattgtGGCCAATGATGCCAGTGCTGACAGACTGAAGAGTGTGGTGGGCAACATCCACCGTCTGGGAGTCACCAACTCAATGATCTGTAACTACGACGGGAGGCAGTTCCCCAAG GTAATGGGGGGGTTTGACAGAGTGCTGCTTGATGCTCCCTGCTCAGGCACAGGAGTAATCTCCAAAGACCCTGCTGTGAAGACCAGTAAA GACGAGTCTGACATCCAACGGTTGGCCCACCTGCAGAAGGAGCTCATCCTGGCGGCCATCGACTCGGTCAACGCTGAGTCTCCCTCTGGAGGCTATCTGGTGTACTGCACATGCTCTATCATG GTGGAGGAGAACGAGTGGGTAGTGGACTACGCTCTCAAGAAAAGAAACGTCAAACTTGTCCAGACTGGACTGGACTTTGGCAAAGAAGGCTTCACCAG ATTCAAAGAGAGACGATTCCATCCCTCTCTGAAACTCTCACGCCGGTTCTATCCTCATTCCCACAACATGGACGGTTTCTTTGTGGCCAAGCTGAAAAAGTTCTCCAACACGGTCCCAACCACAGCAGTTGACAAAG ACGGAGAAGAGGAAACCAAGCCATCTGAGGCAGTAGAGGTTACAGCTGATTCCTCTGATGAGGACGGGCCATCTAAAGCAGGGTCTAAGAACAAGTCCAAGAAGCAGAAGCCAGTCCCTGGCAAGCCAGCTATGTCACAGAAGGCCACCGCCAACGGGAAGCCAGCCAAAAGCATCGGCAAGAAAACAACAAACCCAAGCACCTTGAAAAAGAGTGAGAAACCAACTGGGCAGAAAAAGGCAAAGATCGCTAAGATGGATGGTGGGACTGTGAAAGTTGATGGAGAGCTCAAGAAGTCAAACACAGTCAAAACAGAAGGGGAGACGACCAAAGAATTAAAGGAAGGGAGCAGGTTTGAGAAAAAGGGCGATAAACAGAGGAAATCCCCCATGCAGAGCAAGAAGAGAATGGGGAAGAACAAATTCAATAAGTTGAAGAAGCTGCTGAAAAAAGAAGAGGTTGGACAATGA